The genomic stretch GACACTTTCCTGCCCTCCTCTTAACTTCTCAGCATCATTCGGTGATGTTGGCCTCCCTCCGCCTCTTGACAGAGTTTTGGCTTCTGTGACCCCTCCCCCCCATCCTGGTTTTCTACCTATCTCACAGCTAATTCTGAACTCCTCTGTCAGACCCTGCTCCTCTAATTCCATTTGGAAATTCCTCATGGCTCCATACCAggttcctctttcttctccctctacgCCAACACTGATCAATAGAAATTTCTGcgaggatggaaatgttctatatatgcaCTAATCAAACACGGCAGTCATTAGTTACACGTAGCTAATGAGGAAacgtggctagtgtgactgaggaactgaatatttaattatgtttaattaatttatactGCCACATATGGAcagtggctaccacattggatAGCACAACTCCAGGCTACCTTACCAGGTGAGCTATTCTTGGCTTGCTTAGGATTTCTTGGTTTTTATCTATAGCTCAGATCTCTCCACAGAGTTCTAGGGTTATAGCCATCTGATTAACTTGGATGACTCGCAAGCATTAATTGATCATAACTGTTCTTTTTGGCTGCCACTATTTCAGAGAATGGCTCCACCAGCCACTCGATTTGTTGAAGCTAGAAACTGAGTTGTTCTGGATTTTCGCTCTTCCTTACTATCCCACATCCAAAGGTAAGTTCTACTGACTCTACCTCCAAATTGCATTTTGAATCTGTCCACTTCCTTCTATCTCCCCTGCTACTGTTTAATTCAAACCATCATCATTTCTTACCTGGATGGCTTGCAGTCATCTCCGGGCTTCTTGAAGCAGCTTCAAGCCATTATCTACATTGTTTCAAAATGATCTTCTCAAAACATGAGTTGGACCATATCACTTTTCTGTTTACAATTCTTCAGTGATTTGAAACTGCTCCTGGAATAAAATCTAATGCCTTGTCTTGGACTTCAAGACTCTAGACTCTGCTTCCCATTCCAACCCATTTACACCGTGTTTCCTCTTGCACTATGCACTAGCCCTTCTGGGACCGCATgcagagcctttgcacttgctgttcctccaTCTGCAATCTCTTCCCTGGCTGTTCCACCTGGCTAACCTTTTCTCATCCTTCAGTTCTTAACTCTGTACTACAGGGAGCTCTTCCATAACCACTTTATCCGAACAGGTTCACTTCTATTTCCTTATTCCCTATCTCAGCACCTGTTTTCCCCTTTACGGCTTTTCCCGTCTCTAATCACAGTGTCTGCTGACCTCTTTATTGTCTGTGTAGCCCACCAGCCTGTTagctccacaagggcagagacTTCTATTTAACTCACCTCTGTATATCCAATACCAGCACATCATTAATCCATAgtggagctcagtaaatatttgttgaatgaatgaaagagctCATGATTTGACTTGTAGGCAGGGTATTGTATCTAATTTTGTTGCTTTCAAAACCcaatttttaatttgtactttAAGTAGCAACAAGTAGATGACTTGGCTCCTGCCAACTCCTTCCCTTTTTCATTAAATGAACAGAACAACGGCATCCAGGAGAAGGTTAGAGATAATAGAGATTAATTACACTAAGAATACTGTCTCTCTTTCAAGCCTCCACGAGACCACATTGCTCTCGGCTTTCTGGGACTACTTATCCCAAAGAtcggaatcacctgggaagcctTAACATTTACTGATGGCTGGGTCTCACCCCTAGAGGCTCTGATATAATTGGTCGGAGGTGCATCCTTGATCCTAGGATCCTAGGATTTctaaagctccccaagtgattctaatgtgtagagGGAGGTTGTGAACTGtagaaggatggaggcagtgagagaccatttttcaaattattgtcAGTTGTGAATTCTATTCGCAACGGTTTTCTTAGGGCAATGTCTCGCAGATCATTAGTTAATAGTGTTCAATAAGACCCTTAAATTGTGAAAAGAAGCCCATTAGCCTTTCTGACAAATGTTCCATTGAAACTGTCAGAGGTGAGATTCTTCCAGGTGAGTCTATCAAGTGTCCTCCAAGGCCATCACTGTCCAGGAAGACGAAGGAAGGGTTAGAGGCCAGTAAGTTGGGTTTCTGTTTAGTGCCCCTCGGCACTGGGTAAGTCTAACTGGGGACATATGTCTTGATCAAAGGTGTCAGCTATCAGCCTGGCCTCAtctcctttgctttctcctctgctcttAGCATCTGATGTAGTCGTGGGTCCAGCTGCAGGCTTGGACTCTTCAGTTCACGAGCTGATCAGAACAAAGTATGTCAGAAGCTTTGGCAGCTCTCACACTTCCCACATTTGAAAGCTTTAAATTAGtaataaatagttattaataACTAGTAGTCATAATTAATATTTCATACAATAAATATGAGTGCTAAGCCCTTGTAAGTTTCCCACTTTCACTCACTTTCCACAAAACTCTTTTGCTCCCTAATAGATCAGTTTTTCAGAGGCCCTAGAGGTGATGCAGAGTCTAAGCCTCACTTGCCTTCCTCAGTTGGCCCAATTTGCAAGAACTGATCTGTGCTACATAGCCACCCCACCCTACAACCTGGCTCCTTAGAGGAGGGGCTAGCTGGGAGCCCTGGCCAACACTTCACCCACCTCTCCTGGGATCGACTCCCACAGCCGGGCTCCTGAGTGCCGCCCTCTGTCTAGATTCCTCAGTACTGTGGTTCGATCTGTGGATGCCCCAAGTCACGGCTGAGCCGGTTTTCCCCCTCATCTTCTGCTTTATGCAGTCTTGCTGTCATCACCATTTACCCTTTCCAGCTGAGCCACTTCGCATCAGCGCCCTGGCCCCTTGCTCTAGGGCAGTGTGTCTCATTATTCCGTGGTCCTCAACCATTTTGATGATTTGTGGCATTTCCTTGCAACATCTGTACTATTATTTGCTTAATAGTTTTCCTTAAATTGTCTtgctttaaaacaataaaacaaaaacctatttTGCTTTGTCTAGGCAAAAACAACGTGAAATCACAGGTttgatgttatttttatcttcccctcttacacattaaaataaatctgtgactatgaacataaaatgtttttatggGAGTCTGTTCACTCCTATCCCTGCCCTTCCCACCTGTCCTGCAAGGATCCCTTAGATCCCATGGTGAGATATAAATACTTACAAGTAATAAAACTCCTTGCTACTCCATGCCAAGTACAACACTTGTTAAGTACAAAGGGAATTTCATTGATAACTGAATACAATCAAAGCCAATGTGACGTGGTGGTGAAGAGCACAGACCCTGGCGATGACCTGAACTCCAGTCCAGCTCTGCCCCCTCCCGtggcctttcctctctctcagtaGTTCAGAGCACTGCCACAAGGGTTGCATACATTAACAGGTGTTCCTGACCTAGAACAGCTTTTGGCCCAGGTAATTGCTATGTAATGTTGGATATTATTAGAAGCTGTGCGCTTTGGCAGTGGAAGTCTAAAAAACAAGTAGTCCATAAGAGTACAAGGCATCCTTTCCCTTGAGAAAAAGCTGGCAAGGGAATCATAGGAATGTActcatatttatttaatcttgTGGCCAGTCCTTCATGTATTTATTACATCAGTGTATTAGGGCTCTGTGAATCCGGTGAGTGATACAGAACACTGTGTGATTCAAAGTGGCCTCTGACTTACTGCAAATTGGGTATTCTATGCAAATTTGAGGATAATACTTCTCCCCTTTCATTCTCAAATTCgtgtagtttatttttatttgaaaactgaaTATTTTCACTTAGTATCGGGAGCTGTGCAAAGTGTATGTGTCTGTGCGCATGCAATATTTTGAAGAGGCTTTCTCTTATTAGTATAGCAAATagtcctaaaataaaatacaaaactgttAAATAAACTAACATGTTTTAATCTATTATCACAGCTGTTTCCCAGGTCATAATAAGaacagcatttttttcctatttctgttttgaaataacTCCAGCATCAGCTACATTACTGTAAAATGTCTTTATTGCATTCAATTGATCAACATTATCAATTACCTTTATGAGGAGTGACAAAGGAACAGTAAAGCTATAtttgaataaaacatttcaattctaattttgaaatttaatcagaaaaaatatattttagtacaATAATAATCCATTATATACATATCATCATCCTAAGGCTGTCTCTGTTAGGAAAACATTCACCAATGTTAAGAAAAGGTATTCAGCTGATACTGGAAaacaaaattctcttaaaaacaattgtattttattattgcaatattgtagattttttaaaaagctgtagaTGATATGCTTTGGatataaaatgatcaaaattacTTCCTGAAGCTATTTTAACAAGTTGTAAATCCTAAATTAAAATCTTATGAAATGACTCAGGAGATAAGAATGTAAAGATTTCTTCCTGAagctattttcataatttctaagagccaaataaaaatctgtgaaaCTCTCTAATATGGTCTAGTGGGAAAAGGTTAGAATGAGAACCAGGATTCTTGACTTCTTCTCGAGCTGACAAGCTAAATGGACTTAGCTCATGAGCCTTCATGGTctccagtttatttatttgttcatttgggACAGTCACATTCCAGACCTAATTCTATGTGCTGCAGTGTCCGTTAAAATGCTGTGCGAAATTTCCTTATACTATCGAAAAATTTCCAAGccataatttcctcatttttactaTTTGTTATATGAGTATTTCTGTGCATACGAGATAAATCTCCCAACTCATCAAGAGACAGCTGCCAATTCATGTTTCACTGCCTGCATGGACATCAATATTACGTTGCACCCAGGACTGTTGTTCAAAAGTCGTCATTGTCATAGCTAAAGAATGGACTACCCGCATCTGAATAACTGATTGTGGACCCCAGTCCAGACGGACACGCTTCCCAAGTCTCTGCTCCGTCTGTCCTGGAGGGAGCTGACTCTTGAGGAAAAGCCAAAGTGGGTCTGATGGCCCTGCAATCTCCTGGAATTTTCAAAGGCACTGGCCCTGCTGGAGAGGTTGCCCTGGTGACTGCAGCTGGAAGGTCCAGGGCTTCTGGGTAGATGGACATTGCGGGGTTTTCAGAAGCATAGTTACAGCTCGAAAGGCTAACTTCCCGCACGCTGTCACAGTATTTCAGAGCAGGGGGCTGGTAGGCCTGGTAGGACactttggtggtggtggtgatcaCGGTCTGCAGGGCTGGAGCACCTGGTGGGGGAGACGTGAGGTACCTGCAGGGGAGCTCCGGGTTATAACAAGGGCGAGCGGCCACGGCCGGGAACTGTCCATGGTCAGTCCTCTCTCCAAGGCCAGGTTTTCCAAGAGCTGGTTTCCAGCCATGTTGTTTACTGGTGAAATCAAAGCTCCTCTCGAAGTTGCTGTATGAGTTGACATTATAATGTAATGCATTCAGGTGAACCCAGTCTGTGTCAGTAGGGATACTGCTGGAATCTTTATAAAGGGTGGCATATGGGCTTGAATTTGTGGAACCAGGGCCTGCCAATTCATAGCTGCAGGGTGGCCTAGGCAAATAGATTCTTGGCTTTGGATGTTTCTGTAAGGGTGGCATTATGTCTCCTTGAAAGGTGGTGAGGTCACAAGTGGCTTTGTAAGCATCAGAGTTTGGAAAGGAAAAGCCAGGCTGCCCTGGAGCAGGGAAACCAGTGTCAGTAATCATATCAAACTCTTCTGGATTTTCCAGGGGAGGTATGCTGTTGAAATGTCCACTGTTGTTTGGATTCACTCCTGCCTAAAAAATGAggcaaatttttatttgtaaataaaaatgaaagttgcATGGGCCCCCTCACCTGTAACAGtagccaaccaaccaaacaaaaacaagctcCCCATTGGTGGGTTCTGTGTTATGGGCACCATGCTGCTCAGGTACATGATTTGGGCATGTGGTATGCGCATTGCATAGCTTGAACTTGCTTAGGCACAAATTCCATGCTGCCAAATGAGGAGGGCTCACACTGGCCAGGAAGGGTGTGTCTGAGTGGCAGATGGTCCTTTTCCCTCCAGTAGTATGTTCATAATAGCAGAGACTCAGGAGCCTGACAcaggcttgggttcaaatcctgactatCCCTCATGaattgaacaagttacttaacctctctgagcctcagattcccaTTTCAAAATGGGTCTCAATGGTAGTAACCTCCTCTTAAGGCTTTTGTGACCATTTCAAGTGTGAAACTCAGACCCCATGCGCCTGACATATA from Equus przewalskii isolate Varuska chromosome 19, EquPr2, whole genome shotgun sequence encodes the following:
- the GCM2 gene encoding chorion-specific transcription factor GCMb, translating into MPAEAGRRADCVCSYGMKLSWDINDPQMPQEPAHFDHFCEWPDGYVRFIYRSDEKKAQRHLSGWAMRNTNNHNGHILKKSCLGVVVCARACMLPDGSRLQLRPAICDKARLKQQKKACPNCHSALELIPCRGHSGYPVTNFWRLEGNAIFFQAKGVHDHPRPESKSETEARRSALKRQMASFYQPQKKRIRELEAGVNPNNSGHFNSIPPLENPEEFDMITDTGFPAPGQPGFSFPNSDAYKATCDLTTFQGDIMPPLQKHPKPRIYLPRPPCSYELAGPGSTNSSPYATLYKDSSSIPTDTDWVHLNALHYNVNSYSNFERSFDFTSKQHGWKPALGKPGLGERTDHGQFPAVAARPCYNPELPCRYLTSPPPGAPALQTVITTTTKVSYQAYQPPALKYCDSVREVSLSSCNYASENPAMSIYPEALDLPAAVTRATSPAGPVPLKIPGDCRAIRPTLAFPQESAPSRTDGAETWEACPSGLGSTISYSDAGSPFFSYDNDDF